One Fictibacillus halophilus genomic window, TTTTATGTAATGGTGTATTTTTAGCTGCAGCTGCAGCTCCACCACCATGGCTTCCATTTTCCATACAAAAAAAGCCAGCTGCAAAGAGCTGGCTTCAACTTATTTATGAACTTACAGAGCTTGCATCGCCGTGATCAATGCTAATTTGTATACATCTTCTGCGTTACATCCGCGAGATAGATCGTTTACAGGCATGTTCAATCCTTGAAGGATCGGTCCGATCGCTTCAAATCCGCCAAGACGTTGAACCATCTTGTATCCGATGTTTCCTGTTTCAAGGCTTGGGAAGATAAATACGTTCGCTTCCCCTTTAATTGGTGATTCTGGTGCTTTTTTCGCTGCAACTGATGGTACGAATGCTGCGTCGAACTGAAGCTCTCCGTCGTACGGGAAGTCTGGGTTCATTCCCTTTAATACATCCAACGCTTCTACTACTTTTTCTGTCTCAGGTGAAACCGCTGATCCTTTTGTAGAGAAAGAAAGAAGTGCAACCTTCGGGTCGATACCGAAAACACGTGCCGTTTCAGCAGAAACCATAGCAGATTCAGCTAGATCTTGGCTGTTAGGCGAAATGTTGATTGCACAATCAGCGAACACATACTTCTCATCGTCACGAACCATGATGAACGCACCAGAAGTCTTCTTCACGCCTTCTTTTGTTTTAATGATCTGTAGAGCCGGACGAACGGTATCAGCAGTAGAATGTGCGGCACCACTTACAAGTCCGTGAGCCTTCCCCGTGTAAACAAGCATCGTTCCGAAATAGTTCTCATCTAATAGAATTTTGCGCGCTTGTTCTTCTGTTGTTTTTCCTTTACGGCGTTCAACTAACGCATCAACCAATGCATCGAACTCACCATATTCAGAAGGGTTTAATACTTCTACTCCATCAAGTGAAAATCCACCAGATTGTGCTTTTGCTGTTACATCAGCAGGATTTCCTATTAAAATCGGTTGTAGAACTTTTTCAGATGCTAGACGGCTCGCCGCCTCTAGAATTCTTTCATCCGTTCCTTCAGGAAAAACGATGGTTGGGTTTGCGGACTGGACTTTACTCTTTAAATCTATAAAAAGATCACTCATGATTTAGCCTCCTATTTTTCTATATAAACTGTACTTTTTTTGCACTCACTATTAGGGTACTCCTTTTTTAACACCTTTTAAACCTATCCATGCAGTTGTAAGCGCTTGATAAAAGAAGTTCTTATATTTAGAATTTTTTTACGTCTATGAAATTTATTTTTTGGAAAATGAATCTTTTCCTAATATCTATCGTAAAATTGTTTGAAAAATTTTGAGGAGGAATTATACATGTCTTTTGTAAACCGTATGTTAGCTTCTGTAGGAATTGGATCAGCAAAGGTAGACACCATTTTAGATAAAGATACGTACTCACCTGGTGAGAGCATTACAGGAAAGATTAGAATCGAGGGCGGTAAAGTTGATCAAAACATCGACCACATCACTCTTTATGTCATGACAGAATACTATCGAGAAGTGGATGACAAAAAAGTGAGAGATACTGCAGCGATTGAAAAAACGAACGTAACGAGCTCACTTGTTGTTAAAGCAGGCAGTCAGCAAGAGATTCCTTTCTCTCTTAAACTTCCATACGATGCTCCATTAACACTTGGCCACACGCCGGTATGGATTAAAACAGGGCTTGATATTCAGATGGCTGTAGACCCAACAGATAACGATCAGATTCGCGTACTGCCTGATGCTGAAACGTCTGCGATCTTTGATGCGATCGAGCAGCTTGGATTCCGCCTCAGAAAAGCTTACTGCGGTTCTGCACCGCGTTATATGCGCCGCAGACTTCCGTTTTTACAAGAGTTTGAGTATGTGCCAACATCAGGAACATATGCTGGAAAGTTAGATGAACTTGAAGTGATCTTAGTTCCACAAACAGACAGCATCGAGCTGTTCTTAGAAATCGATAAAAAAGGAAAAGGCTTGTTCGGCATGCTTTCAGAAGCAATGGACATGGATGAGACGAAGGTTCGCCTCACACTGTCACGCGCTGAGCTTGGAAATCCTGCTGGTGTTAAAAGTAAGATCGAGCAGTTGCTTCGCCAATACAGCTAATTCCTCCTTTTTGGATTCGTCCCTACTTATGGTATATTTGTAGGGACGTGTTTATATCTAGCAAGGAGTGAATAATTGATGAGTGAAGCAGCGATTACATTAGAAGGCTGGTATTGCCTTCATGATTTCCGTACGATGGACTGGGCCGCTTGGAAAACGCTTTCCGGTGACCAGAGAGAATATGCGATCAATGAATTTTTAACGTTCCTTGAGAAGTGGGAGAACGTAGAAGCTAACAAAGTGGGC contains:
- the pta gene encoding phosphate acetyltransferase; the encoded protein is MSDLFIDLKSKVQSANPTIVFPEGTDERILEAASRLASEKVLQPILIGNPADVTAKAQSGGFSLDGVEVLNPSEYGEFDALVDALVERRKGKTTEEQARKILLDENYFGTMLVYTGKAHGLVSGAAHSTADTVRPALQIIKTKEGVKKTSGAFIMVRDDEKYVFADCAINISPNSQDLAESAMVSAETARVFGIDPKVALLSFSTKGSAVSPETEKVVEALDVLKGMNPDFPYDGELQFDAAFVPSVAAKKAPESPIKGEANVFIFPSLETGNIGYKMVQRLGGFEAIGPILQGLNMPVNDLSRGCNAEDVYKLALITAMQAL
- a CDS encoding sporulation protein, with protein sequence MSFVNRMLASVGIGSAKVDTILDKDTYSPGESITGKIRIEGGKVDQNIDHITLYVMTEYYREVDDKKVRDTAAIEKTNVTSSLVVKAGSQQEIPFSLKLPYDAPLTLGHTPVWIKTGLDIQMAVDPTDNDQIRVLPDAETSAIFDAIEQLGFRLRKAYCGSAPRYMRRRLPFLQEFEYVPTSGTYAGKLDELEVILVPQTDSIELFLEIDKKGKGLFGMLSEAMDMDETKVRLTLSRAELGNPAGVKSKIEQLLRQYS